A window of Cryptomeria japonica chromosome 3, Sugi_1.0, whole genome shotgun sequence contains these coding sequences:
- the LOC131036020 gene encoding pentatricopeptide repeat-containing protein At4g21300 has protein sequence MIRLWSKISLPMHINRMRRIQVTSLIESLKENYKNQIELLNTNVGNQPTIVPVLIDTWVSQLQTCAAMNSLREGKQVHARILTAGIEQNVYLQTSLMNMYSRCGSFSSVQLVFDRIIRKNSVTWTAMVTASVRDGLFEEALILYYEMQWVGVKPDSFMFPCVLKACGGFSALQHGKGVHGYIITRGFERDCFVLNALIDMYVKCGELQDARQIFDEMSQREVQDAHQACDRVPYREKRDTHEMFDKIPCSHLQDSVQLLTKLPQRDLKDTHLVFNGMSQCEFQDRSSQRDLVSWNMMISGYAQNRCTEQALELFLRMLSIGLEPDSYTIVSILSVSAQREALNQGKEVHNYAIRRRLDSHGTVQGALLSMYADCGCISYARIIFDEMSQRDVVLWNAMIAGYSQNGHCEDALRLFHSMLIEGMEPNSITTVSILPVCTSLGVLHPGKQLHSFIIRSGLLSNVVVASALLALYSKCCCVDDACHLFDKISQRDVVSWNGMIACYTENGYHDKALKLFHRMQEAGVKPDSVTIASVVSVCTHLESLEQGKEIHNYCIRNEINLDVLVGSALIDLYAKCGSIEVARHVFDSISLRDVISWTAMIAGCGMNGLGEYAISLFHQMQQEGIKPDSVSFTALLTACSHAGLVYEGMHYFEVMSKNYCIEPNVEQYSCMVDLLGRAGRLAQAHDLVKGMPFEANADVWGALLGACRIHIDIELAEEVARHLFELEPENVGTYVLLSNLYAAAGRWGDVGRMRKIMKDKGLKKTPGCSWIRLQNRVHKFVVGDISHPQVEKTGQMLQSL, from the coding sequence ATGATCAGATTATGGAGTAAAATTAGTTTGCCAATGCACATCAATCGTATGAGAAGGATACAGGTCACTAGTTTGATAGAAAGCCTGAAAGAGAACTACAAAAATCAGATAGAGTTATTGAATACAAATGTCGGTAACCAGCCTACCATAGTTCCAGTTTTAATCGATACTTGGGTTTCTCAATTGCAAACCTGTGCTGCCATGAATTCACTCCGTGAAGGAAAGCAAGTCCATGCTCGCATCCTTACCGCTGGGATCGAACAAAATGTTTATTTGCAAACTAGTCTTATGAACATGTATTCGAGGTGTGGAAGCTTCTCCAGTGTACAACTCGTTTTCGATAGAATTATTCGCAAAAACAGTGTCACATGGACTGCCATGGTTACGGCCTCTGTAAGGGATGGTTTATTTGAGGAGGCTCTTATTTTATATTACGAAATGCAATGGGTTGGCGTAAAACCCGATAGTTTTATGTTTCCGTGTGTTCTCAAGGCATGTGGGGGTTTTTCGGCTCTGCAACATGGTAAAGGAGTCCATGGTTATATAATTACAAGAGGTTTTGAGAGAGACTGCTTTGTgctcaatgctctcattgatatgtaTGTGAAATGCGGGGAGTTGCAGGATGCGCGCCAAATATTTGATGAAATGTCTCAAAGAGAAGTTCAGGATGCACATCAAGCGTGTGACAGGGTACCTTATAGAGAAAAGCGGGATACACACGAAATGTTTGATAAAATTCCTTGTAGTCATTTACAAGATTCAGTCCAACTGTTAACGAAGCTTCCTCAAAGAGACTTAAAGGATACACACCTAGTGTTCAATGGGATGTCTCAATGTGAATTTCAGGACAGATCATCCCAAAGAGATTTGGTCTCCTGGAACATGATGATTTCCGGTTATGCCCAAAACAGGTGCACTGAACAGGCTTTAGAGCTCTTCCTTCGGATGTTGTCGATTGGGTTGGAACCAGATTCATACACTATTGTGAGTATTCTATCGGTGTCTGCTCAAAGGGAGGCTCTTAATCAGGGCAAAGAGGTACATAATTATGCAATTAGAAGAAGACTGGATTCACATGGGACTGTCCAGGGCGCCCTTTTATCTATGTATGCTGATTGTGGTTGTATAAGTTATGCCCGTATAATTTTTGATGAAATGTCTCAAAGAGATGTAGTattatggaatgcaatgattgcaggttATTCTCAGAACGGTCATTGTGAAGATGCCTTGAGACTTTTTCATTCCATGCTAATAGAAGGTATGGAACCCAACTCAATTACAACTGTCAGTATCCTCCCTGTTTGTACATCTCTTGGTGTTCTTCATCCAGGAAAGCAGCTCCATAGTTTTATAATCAGGAGTGGGTTATTGTCAAATGTTGTTGTGGCGAGTGCTCTTCTGGCGTTGTATTCGAAATGTTGTTGTGTGGATGACGCTTGCCATTTGTTTGACAAAATATCCCAGAGAGATGTTGTCTCGTGGAATGGGATGATTGCATGCTATACCGAGAATGGGTACCATGACAAAGCCCTGAAATTATTTCACCGAATGCAGGAGGCAGGAGTCAAACCAGACTCTGTTACTATTGCTAGTGTCGTATCAGTATGTACCCACTTAGAAAGTCTAGAACAGGGAAAGGAAATTCATAACTATTGTATAAGAAACGAAATTAACTTGGATGTTCTTGTGGGTAGTGCTCTTATTGATTTGTATGCTAAATGTGGGAGTATAGAGGTTGCACGACATGTGTTTGACAGCATCTCTCTAAGAGATGTtatttcctggactgcaatgattgcaggatgtGGGATGAATGGACTAGGAGAATATGCAATTTCTCTTTTCCATCAAATGCAGCAGGAAGGTATAAAGCCAGACTCTGTCAGTTTTACTGCTCTTCTAACTGCTTGCAGCCATGCTGGTCTTGTGTACGAAGGCATGCATTACTTTGAAGTTATGAGTAAGAACTATTGCATTGAACCCAACGTAGAGCAGTATAGCTGCATGGTGGACCTCCTTGGCCGAGCTGGGCGCTTGGCTCAGGCACATGACTTGGTAAAAGGGATGCCATTTGAAGCTAATGCTGATGTCTGGGGAGCATTGCTTGGTGCCTGCAGAATCCATATTGATATAGAGTTAGCAGAAGAAGTGGCAAGACACCTTTTTGAGCTTGAACCTGAAAATGTTGGAACTTATGTTCTCCTTTCAAATTTATATGCAGCAGCTGGAAGGTGGGGTGATGTAGGAAGGATGAGAAAAATAATGAAGGACAAGGGATTAAAAAAGACTCCAGGCTGCAGCTGGATCCGGCTTCAGAACAGAGTGCACAAATTTGTTGTGGGGGACATATCACATCCACAGGTGGAGAAAACTGGACAAATGTTACAGAGCTTGTAA